A window of Exiguobacterium sp. FSL W8-0210 contains these coding sequences:
- a CDS encoding type II secretion system F family protein, producing MAVFIYEGRTMAGKRKKGKITALTKREAAERLRTDQIAVTLLEKQESKGLNTEITFLSAKPKIEHLVMYARQFATLVRSGVSIVRATEILRKQTESKPLERALVEVEDDLRSGIQFSQAIEKHPRVFDTFFVSMAMAGEASGNLEEALDNIVTQLQKQYEIKRKVISALIYPAVVSLVAIGVVVFLMMNVVPTFASIFDQLGSELPLITKLVVAVSDFFVAYWWVLLLIAFGLIGLLYFNLKNERQRLFFDRFLLMIPVFGPLIQKSQIALMTRGLSVLLNASVPILASLDITERIVTNRIIRKGIAGANEAMSRGIPMHEPLERNKYFPPLVTQMIAIGEESGRLDSMLTEVANFYETEVETTTDRLKSIIEPLLIVVLAAIVGVIVIAVVVPMFKIYSDIQAS from the coding sequence ATGGCAGTATTCATTTACGAAGGTCGAACGATGGCCGGAAAACGAAAAAAAGGCAAGATCACTGCCCTGACGAAGCGAGAGGCGGCAGAACGTCTTCGGACGGATCAAATTGCCGTCACATTGCTTGAGAAGCAAGAATCAAAAGGGTTAAATACCGAGATTACGTTTTTAAGTGCTAAACCGAAGATTGAACACCTCGTCATGTATGCGCGGCAGTTTGCAACGCTCGTTCGATCGGGTGTTTCGATTGTTAGAGCAACAGAAATTCTACGTAAACAAACAGAATCAAAACCACTCGAGCGAGCGCTTGTCGAGGTAGAAGATGACTTGCGTAGTGGGATTCAGTTTTCCCAGGCAATCGAAAAACATCCTCGTGTATTTGATACGTTTTTCGTTAGTATGGCGATGGCGGGAGAAGCGAGTGGTAATCTCGAAGAGGCGCTAGATAATATCGTGACGCAGCTGCAAAAACAATATGAGATCAAACGAAAAGTCATTTCGGCCTTAATCTATCCGGCGGTCGTATCGCTTGTCGCGATCGGCGTCGTTGTCTTCCTGATGATGAATGTCGTACCGACGTTCGCTTCGATCTTTGATCAGTTAGGCAGTGAGTTGCCACTGATCACGAAACTCGTCGTCGCTGTCTCCGACTTTTTTGTCGCCTATTGGTGGGTGCTTCTATTGATTGCATTTGGCTTAATCGGACTGTTGTATTTTAACCTCAAGAATGAGCGACAGCGTCTCTTTTTTGACCGTTTCTTGTTAATGATTCCAGTCTTCGGACCGCTGATTCAAAAATCACAAATCGCGCTGATGACACGTGGTCTATCTGTATTGCTCAATGCGTCAGTACCGATTTTAGCTTCGCTTGATATTACTGAACGAATCGTTACGAATCGGATCATTCGTAAAGGGATCGCAGGTGCGAATGAAGCGATGTCGCGCGGTATTCCGATGCACGAACCACTAGAGCGAAACAAGTACTTTCCACCGCTCGTCACACAGATGATTGCGATTGGGGAAGAGTCAGGTCGTCTCGATTCGATGCTGACGGAAGTCGCGAACTTCTACGAAACCGAAGTGGAAACGACGACGGATCGTTTGAAATCGATCATCGAACCATTATTAATTGTTGTATTAGCCGCAATCGTTGGTGTCATTGTCATTGCCGTCGTTGTACCAATGTTTAAGATTTATTCCGATATTCAAGCAAGTTGA
- a CDS encoding type IV pilus twitching motility protein PilT codes for MNQTMERAQIEDILRSSKERGASDVHLTAGSPPVFRINGTLTPYGSEKMKPVIIDGFVRSLITEDMYQQLKQDRDIDFSFGVTGVARYRVNCFYQRGALSMAFRTIPTEVPSLEQLGLPPVIKRFLTKPHGLILVTGPTGSGKSTTLAAMINEINQTMYKRIITLEDPIEYLHSHRKSLIDQREIGIDAPRFSTGLRSALRQDPDVILLGEMRDLETIATAVTAAETGHLVFATVHTATAASTVSRIIDVFPSEQQDQIRAQLANVLAGVISQRLMPRSDGTGRVAALEIMVDTPAVSNLIRTGKEYQIQSVLQTGKQYGMQTMQMALQDLVSRGLIPASAATPYISG; via the coding sequence ATGAATCAAACGATGGAACGTGCCCAAATCGAAGATATTCTTCGTTCCTCGAAGGAACGAGGGGCATCCGATGTTCATTTGACTGCCGGATCCCCTCCTGTGTTTCGGATCAATGGAACACTGACACCATATGGATCCGAGAAGATGAAACCAGTCATCATTGACGGGTTCGTTCGTTCGTTGATCACGGAAGACATGTATCAGCAACTGAAGCAGGATCGAGATATTGATTTTTCGTTTGGTGTGACAGGTGTAGCACGATATCGGGTCAATTGTTTTTATCAGCGAGGCGCATTATCGATGGCCTTTCGAACGATCCCGACAGAAGTGCCTTCGCTTGAACAGTTAGGACTTCCTCCAGTCATCAAGCGATTTTTGACGAAGCCACATGGTCTCATCCTTGTCACGGGTCCAACAGGTTCCGGGAAGTCGACGACGCTTGCTGCGATGATTAACGAAATCAATCAAACAATGTATAAACGGATCATCACACTGGAAGACCCGATTGAATACTTACATAGTCATCGAAAGAGCTTAATTGATCAACGGGAGATTGGAATTGATGCGCCACGTTTTTCGACAGGATTGCGCTCAGCGCTTCGCCAAGATCCGGATGTGATTTTACTGGGAGAAATGCGTGACCTTGAGACGATTGCTACCGCGGTAACGGCTGCTGAAACCGGTCATCTTGTCTTTGCGACGGTGCATACGGCAACAGCAGCTTCAACGGTCAGTCGCATCATCGATGTATTTCCGTCGGAGCAACAAGATCAGATTCGGGCACAGTTAGCGAACGTCCTAGCAGGTGTCATCTCACAACGACTCATGCCACGATCGGATGGGACAGGACGTGTTGCGGCTTTAGAAATCATGGTTGATACACCAGCTGTCTCCAACTTGATTCGGACGGGTAAAGAATATCAGATTCAATCCGTTTTACAGACGGGTAAACAATATGGCATGCAAACGATGCAGATGGCTTTACAAGATTTGGTCAGCCGCGGTTTGATTCCGGCATCTGCTGCAACACCATACATATCGGGGTGA
- a CDS encoding GspE/PulE family protein: MAMKRKRLGEMLIEESLVTESQIDEALSVKRPTEKLGDALLRLGHLTEQQLLEALHHQLKIPIIQLYNYPVDVAVTKLISKELAQRHTLVPVYREGNRLFIAMADPMDLIAIDDLRMQTGLVIDVGIATRDEIRRTILKYYDIDSSLRDLLESDDMTEMDQSRDVVTREDAPIIRLVNQILENAIAQRASDIHMDPQETSMTIRIRIDGELRTENNYPKQIQSILTTRIKVMSELDITESRLPQDGRIKYVFNGLAYDFRVSTLPTVYGEKVVIRILDSSNSNISISKIGFSSRNESQFREMLKRPNGIILITGPTGSGKSSTLYAALNELNDESRNIITVEDPVEYQVDGINQVQVNAKIGLTFASGLRSILRQDPNVVMVGEIRDIETAEISIRASLTGHLVLSTLHTNSAVSSITRLIDMGVESFLVAASLSGLIAQRLVRRVCRDCGEAHSLSTREHELFDQEGIEATTVMRGRGCSSCNMTGYRGRVAIQEVIMIDEVLRRMIMNQSTESDITAYVKSQGQRFLLADGLSKVADGITTTEEILRTVISE, encoded by the coding sequence ATGGCGATGAAGCGAAAACGACTCGGTGAAATGTTAATCGAAGAGAGTTTAGTGACAGAGAGTCAAATCGATGAGGCACTTTCTGTAAAACGACCAACTGAAAAATTGGGTGACGCGTTACTCCGCCTCGGTCATTTGACGGAACAACAATTACTAGAAGCGCTCCATCATCAGTTAAAGATTCCGATCATTCAACTGTATAATTATCCGGTCGATGTCGCGGTGACGAAATTGATTTCAAAAGAGTTAGCACAGCGGCATACGTTAGTTCCGGTCTACCGTGAAGGAAATCGTTTATTTATTGCCATGGCGGATCCGATGGACTTGATTGCAATCGATGATTTACGGATGCAGACGGGTCTAGTGATTGACGTAGGTATTGCGACACGGGACGAAATCAGACGAACGATTTTGAAGTATTATGATATCGATTCATCGTTGCGCGATTTGTTGGAGTCAGATGATATGACGGAGATGGACCAGTCGCGCGACGTGGTGACACGTGAAGATGCGCCAATCATTCGTCTCGTTAATCAAATCTTAGAAAATGCGATTGCACAACGGGCATCCGATATTCATATGGATCCCCAGGAAACATCGATGACGATTCGAATTCGAATCGATGGAGAACTTCGAACGGAAAATAATTATCCGAAGCAGATTCAAAGCATTTTAACGACACGAATCAAGGTCATGAGTGAGCTTGATATTACGGAATCCCGGTTACCGCAAGATGGGCGAATCAAATATGTCTTTAATGGACTAGCTTACGACTTCCGTGTTTCTACACTACCTACCGTATACGGGGAAAAAGTCGTTATTCGAATTTTGGATAGTTCCAATTCGAATATTTCCATCTCTAAAATTGGTTTTAGCTCACGGAATGAATCACAGTTCCGAGAAATGTTAAAACGACCGAACGGTATTATTTTGATTACCGGGCCAACCGGTTCAGGGAAATCATCGACATTGTATGCAGCCTTAAATGAGTTGAATGATGAGTCACGCAATATCATCACCGTCGAAGATCCGGTTGAGTACCAGGTCGATGGCATCAATCAGGTCCAAGTGAATGCGAAGATCGGTTTGACATTTGCGAGTGGTCTCCGATCGATTCTCCGTCAGGATCCGAACGTCGTCATGGTCGGTGAGATTCGCGATATTGAAACAGCAGAAATATCGATCCGTGCTTCTTTGACGGGACACTTAGTTCTATCCACGCTCCATACGAATTCAGCAGTTAGTTCAATTACACGGTTGATCGATATGGGCGTTGAATCATTTCTCGTCGCAGCTTCACTTAGCGGATTGATCGCACAACGACTCGTCCGCCGTGTTTGTCGGGACTGCGGAGAAGCCCACTCGTTATCAACGCGGGAACACGAGCTGTTTGATCAAGAAGGAATCGAAGCGACGACTGTCATGCGAGGTCGTGGCTGCTCATCTTGTAATATGACCGGATATCGAGGTCGTGTCGCGATTCAGGAAGTCATCATGATTGACGAAGTCTTACGGCGCATGATCATGAACCAGTCGACGGAAAGTGACATCACAGCGTACGTTAAATCGCAAGGACAACGTTTCCTTCTAGCTGATGGTCTATCGAAAGTAGCTGATGGTATCACGACGACAGAAGAAATTTTACGGACGGTGATTTCAGAATGA
- a CDS encoding G5 domain-containing protein: protein MMLNTKRFAVHTLLLVLLVVLIYVPSFALISFTGKATEQTTFSETAKVGSVPVSGMSRKEAESAVQKAITEWSKKTPLTTGTGEETLPVPTELVTFDSEESVKKASLKTGGDLILSIDDEMLQSFLSTQPVSYSQEQTEAFKTWLTNTSKTLAEGNFDPSQTSESSAEGEVVSSITFSTRSATEEQMITGMANVEIKPDQLMNVKTYGMDPIAASYVGSKLYELFAKTPFEIVERMPHATLPDDITLGYDVKIDEKTDFAVRNTQASVYRLVATQEGSDVTIELRGAPIKEAVTVVMEGEKTIPFRTITRYSATLSAGTTNDTQAGEEGKSIEVYRVMKTAKGEKKKLLSLDFYAAVPAVITKSSQEEQAPVVVPPTEETPSEDGTDSETPDESNPEDSQMDGTVETPDSPTSPDSPESPTVPDEDNQGDPASPVDDESTGKAVG from the coding sequence ATGATGCTCAATACAAAGCGTTTTGCTGTACATACACTTTTACTCGTCTTACTCGTGGTTTTGATTTATGTGCCATCGTTCGCCTTAATTTCCTTTACCGGAAAGGCGACTGAACAGACGACTTTTTCTGAAACGGCTAAAGTTGGATCTGTTCCTGTAAGTGGGATGAGCCGTAAAGAAGCTGAATCCGCAGTCCAAAAAGCGATTACGGAATGGTCCAAAAAAACACCGTTGACGACGGGTACAGGAGAAGAAACGTTACCGGTACCAACTGAATTGGTGACATTTGATTCTGAGGAATCTGTAAAAAAAGCGTCTCTGAAAACGGGAGGAGACTTAATTCTCTCAATCGATGACGAAATGCTACAAAGTTTTCTATCTACACAACCTGTCAGCTATTCACAAGAGCAAACGGAAGCGTTTAAAACATGGTTAACGAATACAAGCAAGACATTAGCTGAAGGGAATTTTGATCCTTCACAAACGTCAGAGTCGTCTGCTGAAGGTGAGGTCGTATCAAGTATCACGTTTTCAACACGTTCAGCAACAGAAGAACAGATGATTACAGGCATGGCAAACGTCGAAATCAAGCCAGATCAATTAATGAATGTGAAAACGTATGGTATGGATCCAATCGCTGCTTCTTACGTTGGAAGTAAATTATACGAATTGTTCGCAAAAACACCATTTGAAATCGTGGAACGTATGCCACATGCGACGCTTCCTGATGATATTACACTAGGTTACGATGTCAAAATTGACGAAAAAACAGATTTTGCTGTTCGAAATACGCAAGCATCAGTTTATCGCCTCGTCGCTACGCAAGAGGGAAGCGACGTAACGATTGAACTACGCGGAGCCCCAATAAAAGAGGCAGTGACTGTTGTGATGGAAGGAGAAAAGACAATTCCATTTAGAACCATTACTCGTTACTCAGCCACTCTTTCAGCCGGGACGACAAACGATACACAAGCCGGTGAAGAAGGAAAATCGATTGAAGTCTACCGTGTAATGAAAACAGCTAAAGGAGAGAAGAAAAAGCTACTTTCCTTAGATTTTTATGCGGCGGTCCCAGCTGTCATTACAAAGAGTAGTCAAGAAGAACAAGCGCCTGTCGTGGTTCCACCAACCGAAGAAACACCATCTGAGGACGGAACGGATTCTGAAACGCCGGATGAATCGAACCCTGAGGATTCGCAAATGGACGGTACGGTCGAAACGCCAGATTCTCCTACTTCCCCAGATAGTCCAGAATCACCAACGGTACCAGACGAGGACAATCAAGGGGATCCGGCTTCACCAGTAGACGATGAATCGACAGGTAAAGCGGTCGGTTAA
- a CDS encoding type IV pilus modification PilV family protein, translated as MQHKQDGFSLIEVLVSITILSIISVSLISIFSQSLSASRTSTELTFANYLAKNATSYIKREAIEATTNEAFSFVSLSQEALKAVYLNGNYVIPEPATPSCGVSAICTSIFTDPEINNISFDVKYSVTPHKMEGEVNPNLLDLYVYVYVEGTTEPITTLKGSITNATLNQSFPTTK; from the coding sequence ATGCAACACAAACAAGATGGATTTTCATTAATCGAGGTCCTTGTCAGTATTACGATTCTGTCGATTATCTCTGTCTCATTGATCAGTATCTTTTCGCAATCTCTTTCAGCATCACGCACTAGCACGGAATTGACGTTTGCGAACTATTTAGCTAAAAATGCTACTTCTTACATAAAGCGAGAAGCGATTGAAGCGACAACGAATGAAGCCTTTTCTTTCGTTTCATTATCTCAAGAAGCACTGAAAGCCGTTTATCTGAATGGAAATTATGTGATTCCAGAACCCGCCACTCCTTCTTGTGGTGTATCGGCTATTTGCACGTCAATTTTTACTGATCCTGAAATCAACAATATTTCATTTGATGTGAAGTACAGTGTGACACCTCATAAAATGGAAGGTGAAGTGAATCCGAATCTGCTCGATCTTTATGTATATGTGTATGTAGAAGGAACGACTGAACCGATTACGACTTTGAAAGGATCGATTACGAATGCGACGCTCAACCAAAGTTTTCCAACAACAAAGTGA
- a CDS encoding PilW family protein, producing the protein MRRSTKVFQQQSEGFTLVELLVSIVVASIFSAVILTVFISGTKSFRATGIISELRSEADSRIGIILNEVSGFDAIRIDESKTLSFYKRTLPTLNNETGLLERASGFQPFNATEEASASASTVKPVTYTFLTEQQQGDKLVYTSEPQSIDEQSELFQTFTLSSPEYQTITGSTYPGRYVIHGILTITTRIQSTDQEEVQTFTSTIGF; encoded by the coding sequence ATGCGACGCTCAACCAAAGTTTTCCAACAACAAAGTGAAGGATTCACACTCGTCGAACTACTTGTCTCGATCGTCGTTGCTTCTATTTTCAGTGCTGTCATCTTGACGGTATTCATTTCCGGAACGAAAAGTTTTCGAGCAACTGGTATCATTAGTGAATTACGTAGTGAAGCGGATAGTCGGATCGGTATCATTTTAAATGAGGTCAGTGGCTTTGATGCGATTCGCATCGATGAATCCAAAACACTCTCTTTTTATAAAAGAACGTTGCCTACGCTGAACAATGAGACGGGATTACTTGAACGAGCTAGTGGATTTCAACCGTTCAATGCAACAGAAGAAGCTTCAGCATCCGCATCTACCGTGAAGCCTGTTACATATACATTCCTGACCGAACAGCAACAAGGCGATAAACTCGTCTATACGTCAGAGCCACAATCAATCGATGAGCAATCCGAACTTTTTCAAACCTTCACATTATCTAGTCCTGAATATCAAACGATCACCGGAAGTACGTATCCTGGTCGTTATGTCATCCATGGTATTTTGACCATCACGACTCGAATCCAGTCAACTGATCAAGAAGAAGTACAGACCTTCACGAGTACGATTGGATTTTAA
- a CDS encoding type II secretion system protein: MRKSEQGYTLLFVLVTLTVLSVLAVATIGISLQSTRLTEIRETDIDVETSTQNDLDKAVAALQQIVVKTTGTSPTTSSQALFSNLNSAIVLPLKSIVPSVTVEVNETASNIRVKALDLTATVEKQKGDQPVIRKTYRQRVYLSAIPSFLYYTLGSDNQVIIKGAPFIEGNIFSRNPLKATATPYFKYNNENGTFTNTQALPYVAGQIRVFQEKNLPLLQCEDYLSCDPSIFDPKGSTDLVSTKEALVPFDFNYALNVFLKLPVNTPITQITTSLKDSAIPQSVLTGPFLTALDTKRQMISPAPNTNNTITLTDDLVQETLEPLIINGNLTISSLNSVEQPLEIKRPLVVLGNLLVRGNVGFATTIYATGTSRLDDANIQGLTSSTKQNTLILLSKGTLVINRVNKFSTPRTTTPDLNAFLYSDDDQINTIYSVGSTMNVRGGIFTKGKLEVNAYRGKLDLAENQFPANVRDLERLMIANKSADAEASRLRMAYDATVLKNPTSLLPLNRSVQMYVETPKRIQQ, translated from the coding sequence ATGCGTAAATCTGAACAAGGCTACACTTTATTATTCGTACTCGTCACGCTAACGGTACTTTCCGTTCTTGCCGTAGCCACGATTGGTATCAGTCTACAGTCCACACGATTAACTGAGATTCGTGAAACGGATATCGATGTCGAGACATCCACTCAAAATGACTTAGATAAAGCCGTTGCTGCATTACAGCAAATCGTCGTCAAGACGACTGGGACTTCACCTACGACATCTTCACAAGCACTATTCAGTAATTTAAATAGTGCAATCGTCTTACCTTTAAAATCCATCGTTCCGAGTGTCACGGTCGAAGTAAACGAGACCGCCTCGAATATCCGAGTTAAAGCATTAGATTTAACCGCAACAGTCGAGAAACAAAAGGGTGATCAGCCTGTGATTCGCAAGACATATCGCCAACGCGTGTATCTGTCTGCTATTCCAAGCTTTTTGTACTATACGCTTGGTTCGGATAACCAAGTCATTATTAAAGGTGCGCCTTTCATCGAAGGTAATATCTTCTCGCGAAATCCTTTAAAGGCAACCGCTACTCCTTATTTTAAATACAATAATGAAAATGGGACGTTCACGAATACACAAGCACTTCCTTATGTCGCTGGTCAAATTCGGGTGTTCCAAGAAAAAAATCTACCTTTGCTGCAATGTGAAGATTATTTATCTTGTGACCCTAGCATCTTTGATCCAAAAGGATCAACGGACCTCGTCTCAACGAAAGAGGCGCTTGTTCCATTCGACTTCAACTACGCTTTGAATGTCTTTTTAAAGCTGCCGGTGAATACACCGATTACACAAATTACTACCTCCTTAAAGGACTCGGCTATTCCACAATCAGTCTTAACAGGTCCGTTTCTGACGGCACTTGATACGAAACGACAGATGATTAGCCCCGCACCGAACACAAATAACACGATCACGTTGACGGATGATTTAGTACAAGAGACGCTCGAGCCTTTGATCATCAATGGGAATCTGACAATTTCTTCATTGAATTCCGTTGAGCAGCCGTTGGAAATCAAACGGCCGCTTGTCGTCCTAGGTAACCTTCTCGTTCGAGGGAATGTTGGTTTTGCGACAACGATTTATGCGACAGGTACAAGTCGTCTCGATGATGCGAATATTCAAGGTCTCACTTCCTCAACGAAACAAAACACGTTAATTCTACTCAGTAAAGGAACACTAGTCATCAACCGGGTGAATAAATTTTCAACACCCCGAACGACTACGCCTGACTTAAATGCTTTCCTTTACAGCGATGACGATCAAATCAATACGATCTACTCTGTCGGGTCGACGATGAACGTACGTGGTGGCATCTTTACGAAAGGGAAACTAGAAGTAAACGCCTATCGTGGAAAACTCGATTTAGCAGAGAATCAGTTCCCTGCCAATGTGAGGGATTTAGAACGACTCATGATTGCCAATAAATCTGCGGATGCTGAGGCTTCTCGATTACGCATGGCCTATGATGCAACCGTTTTGAAAAATCCAACTTCCTTATTACCTTTAAATCGTTCTGTCCAAATGTATGTCGAAACACCAAAACGTATTCAACAGTAA